A region of the Saprospiraceae bacterium genome:
GGTTGAAATCCAGTGACTTTAAATTCTAAGGATTTCTCAAGATCTTCAATAATTTCAGATTTATTCTTATTTAGAATCGATTTCCTGAATTCCTCATCCCGGTAAAGTTGATGTTTGGATTTCCATTAAATGAACACCTTTGGTGATAATACCAATTCACCATTATTATCGATTAAAGCTCTTCAATCTTAGAATCATTCTTCGAGAATAAAAAATTTCCATGACAGCATAGACATTTTTAATTCAGCTTGAAGGATGGATGCTGTTTAATTTTGTGTTGGTCTTCTTTGATTCTTGAAACTGTGCACTGTAAGGAAATGCATCGTCAAAAATGGGGTCATTAATTGTCCACGTAGACTTAGGTTTGAATTTCTATCCTTACTAATATTCATCAATATGGAATCTATGCTGTATGCCCATGGACCCATCCTTCCCTTGCTAAAACTCAAAACATCTTTTTGATAAAAAATCCTTCTTGAATATCATTATCATCAATGATTGGGTTTCCCTTTCCAACAATATTGGTTTGGATGGATGGACGATATTATATTTCTGTGGCAACTCCAGCACCATTGTCAATAATCAGCCCTCTCCAGGCAGGATTGGTCAATTCAGGACTTGTCTGGCCGGATCCTGCAGCATTTGATTTAAATCCAATGTACCGGATTTTGGAATAAAACTTAAATCCTTCCAATCCATTCACTGCAAATGCGCTACTCAGACTCACTTTGCCGGTGTAAGTACCCCATATCATTTACAGGTTTTTCTGTTGTTAATGATATGGGTCCAGCATGATCCACCTGATGAAAATCTGTGGTGAAATGATAAGTCCGGTTTTTGCTTTAATATCCTGATAACCATTACAATCACATTCTATCTTGCTTCCTGCAGATTGTAGGCCCACCAATAAAATGGATTCTGTAATTTTTCACCACCTGAGGGATTGGTAGAATTAAACTGTACCAGATAGGCTCCCGATTTTAATCCATATGGAGTTGCAGGTATATTTGTTCCGACAAAATATCTCCCTTGTATTTTGGAAACAAGATTCACAAATGCATTTGTTGGTGTAAAATAAACTCCTGCACACTGACGCCATCGTTTGGAAACTTAACATTGCTTAAACGTGGAAGTGCATTTAATTTGATATTATCCTGTGGAAGATCAGCTACCTTACTTTGGGAACCGATCTTACTGTAAAATTTATCCACATAGTCTACAGAAAAATAATCCTTCACATTTGAAGAATTGATCTGTTTCATATCCAGATAGATATCCGGACTCCTGCAGCGTTTGTATCCTTTCACTCTCATACACTCTGCCTTCCTTATTTACTTTAAATTCTCAAATTCAACTTCCAGCGACGAACGCAACATAGGATAATACACGATACCTTTGCCCGAATATCCATTTTGAATAGCGCCGATTGCTTCCGTGATTTTCATTTTAAAATATCCCAACTTCATCCTGATTGACCCCAACGATCATAGATTCATTATCTGCTTTGCAATGGGCCCATAACTGGTTTCATATACAGAACATCCTCTTGGAGCCGGATTGTCAAACGGATTCAATTCGGTTGAGGTGAGTCTCCGTCATAGAGAATAAATATCGATATTTCACTTTTGCCGTCGTTTTGAAATAACTTGCTGGTGGGATATAGGAAGCTCGATGCCGTAACACGCCAAGCATAATATTTATTAGGATCAAGTACAGGCTCTGCCTGTGAATAGATCAGAGAGGTAGAAGTTGTAGTAGTATTAAATACTTTGAGTGCACTTTCAAAAGCGTCATTGGCATTCATGACTCCTTGAGGTAATTCGACCAATTCAAAAAAATATTCCACCGCACCTGGATTGTTACCACTACCTAAATGCATGGGCAGCCATGAGAAAATCATATTTTGGATAGCTGGTATCTTTATCTTTTCATTAAAAACAGGCTTAATTAGTTGTGGCGCCTGGTTTAACCTGAAATTGGAAGTGATGCAGAATTTATTTGAGACAGGCACGACTCTGTCTACGCCATACATTTGAATGCAAATATCCAGCAATCCTTCGGGAAGAATAACGGATCCGCGTCCTTCCGAGTTCTTACCAGTGAGGGCTTCATTGGACAAGTATACACTTAACTCTGAACCATTCAAAGTGTACTGTTCAAATTGCAAGAGTTTTATTGGAACTGATGCAAAATTCATATCCGTCTGATAGATTACATTCCCGTTTTGCTCAATACTCAAAACAGGTTTAACTTCCAGCATTTCCTCCACTGGATCCATCAAAATAACATTGAATATTAAATCCTCGATCCGATCTGTGGTATACACTTTCAGATCCAGGGAGTGTGGAGGCAACATACTGCCATTCACCTGGACAGGCCAAATCTGTTGTGATTGAATGCCTGTTACTATTAAAATAGAAATTATACTGGATAATATGAATTTCTGATTCATCATTTTATTCTTTTAAACTTTATGAATTATAAAATTTACTTCTTTGATTTTTTAGCCTTCGGAGCGTAATTGAAATTGTATTGAAGACCTAGATTTGCTGTATTTTCTGTAAACTTGCTACCAGGATCTGCTTTTGTTGTTAACAATCCCCATGTGAATTGGGTATTCAATCCTTTAAATAATTGATACCCTATATTTAATATGCTTTGCAAGTTTGTTGATTTGCTTCCAGATGCATTCTTGTTTAGAAAATAATTTGAATTTATTCCAAGGGAGAGTTTCCCTGACAAAAATTCTTTTTTTACGCCAGCTCCAAACCCTGTTCTATTCAAAGTAGTACCTTGAAATTCATTCTTGTTATAATTTACTCTCGTTGTAAATGCCCATTTTGATTTGGTCTTCAACACGTAGGATGTGTTTATCAAAAAAAGTTTCGAACTTGTACTGCTGGCTGTTTTTTCAATATCATCGCTGACATCCTGCATATTACCGCTTAAGGAAACAAGGTGTTGGTGCTGACTTTTGAAAGGTAAGGTATAAGTTACATTCAGTCCAATGTCTTGGGTCACAACAACTGCATTTAGGGAGTCCAATTGTTGATTCAATACATAGGTAATATCTGAAGCATTGTTGCTATAATTTGCTTGCACATTTATCTTTTTAGCAGACCACACCGTGTTGATGTCGTAAATTAATCTCGTAGTGGTAGTTGGCTTGCTACCATCGAGGTTGTTTGATTGTGTACCGAATTTAAGAGAAGTATTGAGTTTGTTTTGAATCAATCCAAAATTTGTAAAAGCCTGGACGTCCATGATGTCTCGGTTAAAAAAATATGCTCCAAATGTTTCAAAATCGGAATCAATTCTATTCAAAGAAATGCCAGCATTAAAAGATTTTCCTTCATATCCAACAGAACTTTCCAAAGCATTGCCGTAGTAGCTTGTAGTTTTCTTCTTTAATAAAAAATTCGTAATACTTTTATCTGCAGCATCGGCATCGAGCGTGTTAGGGGATACTCCGCTGTTGGTAAAATCAAATTTGACTCTAAATTTTTCAAAGAATAATTTTTGTAGTTGGATTCCGAGTACCAGATTTGCTTCCGGACTTACTTGTTTTGAATAACTTGCAGGAATGTCAATGGATTGATCATCATCTTTTGCCGTGAAAACCGTTACATCTGCAGAAGCTTTATCGTCCCCATAGCCAATTTTAGTTCCCCATCCAATTCGCTGATAAACCGGAAGGTTTGGGGTAACCAAAGATAAATTAATGGGTTCTGCTTTGGCAATCCTTCCATACATAGCGCCCACTCTAAGTTTTCCAGGTTCCAGCATCATTCCAGCACCAAAAAAATTTAGGTTATTCAATGTGTACTTTGAAAAATTCATAGACCGGTGGCCCAGGTGCAACTTTGCCCATTTATAGTAGGGACTGATCCCTATTCTAGCGAATCCATTCTTTCTGTTGTTGATGTTGTCTTTTAAAGATTCCTTCAAAT
Encoded here:
- a CDS encoding outer membrane beta-barrel protein; its protein translation is MIKRVFCILVNCSIWVFSLSSQLNSLENLEQLDKGGLKKTLSGFFKDFYSFGDPFQLGGGLSINMRSYDAMGGPLRQDPFFYTINANVNVKIYQIDLPFSMVLTAKNTSKSYPSFSDLKESLKDNINNRKNGFARIGISPYYKWAKLHLGHRSMNFSKYTLNNLNFFGAGMMLEPGKLRVGAMYGRIAKAEPINLSLVTPNLPVYQRIGWGTKIGYGDDKASADVTVFTAKDDDQSIDIPASYSKQVSPEANLVLGIQLQKLFFEKFRVKFDFTNSGVSPNTLDADAADKSITNFLLKKKTTSYYGNALESSVGYEGKSFNAGISLNRIDSDFETFGAYFFNRDIMDVQAFTNFGLIQNKLNTSLKFGTQSNNLDGSKPTTTTRLIYDINTVWSAKKINVQANYSNNASDITYVLNQQLDSLNAVVVTQDIGLNVTYTLPFKSQHQHLVSLSGNMQDVSDDIEKTASSTSSKLFLINTSYVLKTKSKWAFTTRVNYNKNEFQGTTLNRTGFGAGVKKEFLSGKLSLGINSNYFLNKNASGSKSTNLQSILNIGYQLFKGLNTQFTWGLLTTKADPGSKFTENTANLGLQYNFNYAPKAKKSKK